From one Balaenoptera acutorostrata chromosome 6, mBalAcu1.1, whole genome shotgun sequence genomic stretch:
- the CER1 gene encoding cerberus, with the protein MHLPFLQLLLLLPLGKAARHGDGRQSQNSVSLLLLERHRRELSLGNHEEAEEKPDLFVAVPHLIGASAAGEGQRQREKMLSRFGRFWKKPERELHPPQGSVSEQFFPGTQGLTQPEDGMPMEKSPLREEAKKFWHHFMFRMSPASQGIILPIKSHEVHRETCRTVPFSQTITHEDCEKVVVQNNLCFGKCGSVRFPEAAQHPYTFCSHCLPAKFTTTHLQLNCTGLAPVVKLVMLVEGCQCKVKPEQQHGHPEQAGFQAEFHVQDPFIPGLST; encoded by the exons ATGCATCTTCCCTTTCttcagctgctgctgcttctgcctctaGGGAAGGCTGCAAGGCACGGGGATGGCCGCCAGAGTCAGAattctgtttctctcttgctCCTAGAAAGGCATCGCAGAGAGCTCTCCTTGGGCAACCATGAGGAAGCTGAGGAGAAGCCAGATCTGTTTGTGGCAGTGCCACACCTAATAGGTGCCAGCGCTGCAGGGGAaggtcagaggcagagagaaaagatgcTGTCCAGGTTTGGGAGATTCTGGAAGAAGCCTGAGAGAGAGCTGCACCCACCCCAGGGCTCAGTCAGTGAGCAGTTCTTCCCTGGGACCCAGGGTCTCACTCAACCAGAGGATGGGATGCCAATGGAGAAATCTCCTCTTCGGGAAGAAGCCAAGAAATTCTGGCACCATTTCATGTTCAGAATGAGTCCAGCTTCTCAGGGGATCATCCTGCCCATCAAAAGCCATGAAGTGCATCGGGAGACCTGTAGGACGGTGCCCTTCAGCCAG ACTATCACCCATGAAGACTGTGAGAAAGTGGTTGTACAGAACAACCTTTGCTTTGGAAAATGCGGGTCTGTTCGTTTTCCTGAAGCTGCGCAGCACCCCTACACCTTCTGCTCCCACTGCCTGCCTGCCAAGTTCACCACGACGCACTTGCAGCTCAACTGCACTGGCCTGGCCCCCGTGGTCAAGCTGGTGATGCTGGTGGAGGGGTGTCAGTGCAAGGTGAAGCCAGAGCAACAGCATGGCCACCCCGAACAGGCTGGCTTTCAGGCAGAATTTCACGTCCAGGATCCCTTTATCCCAGGACTTTCAACATAA